The Vibrio mangrovi genome includes a region encoding these proteins:
- a CDS encoding alpha/beta hydrolase — protein MQLTQEWDKTFAQSDKVDHQKVTFKNRYGITLAADLYLPKGADQQKLPALAISGPYGAVKEQASGLYAQIMAERGYVAVAFDPSYTGESSGTPRNVSSPDINTEDFSAAVDYLGLLDYVDRSRIGVIGICGFGGMSLNAAAIDKRIKAVVTTSMYDMSRVMSKGYFDSMTAEERSAGLEQMNQQRWVDAANGEPTMAPPGLPDPSQLTGEEPQFVKDYVDYYRTPRGFHPRSLNSNGSWTVTNPLSFMNMPLMTYIAEIAPRPVLLIAGENAHSRYFTEDAYKAAGEPKEMMILDGLAHVDLYDQVDKIPFDKIDAFFGENLK, from the coding sequence ATGCAACTGACTCAAGAATGGGACAAAACATTTGCCCAAAGCGACAAAGTCGATCATCAGAAAGTGACTTTCAAAAACCGCTACGGCATTACTCTTGCCGCTGATCTGTATTTACCTAAAGGTGCTGACCAGCAAAAATTACCTGCACTGGCAATCAGTGGCCCATACGGTGCAGTGAAGGAACAGGCTTCTGGTCTGTATGCTCAAATCATGGCAGAACGTGGTTATGTCGCCGTGGCATTTGACCCTTCTTATACAGGTGAAAGCAGCGGAACACCACGCAATGTTTCTTCTCCGGATATCAACACTGAAGATTTCAGTGCTGCCGTCGATTATCTTGGTCTGCTTGATTATGTTGACCGCAGCAGAATCGGTGTGATCGGTATCTGTGGATTTGGTGGCATGAGCCTGAATGCTGCTGCTATCGACAAACGCATCAAAGCGGTTGTGACAACCAGTATGTATGATATGTCACGCGTGATGTCTAAAGGCTATTTCGATTCGATGACTGCTGAAGAACGCAGTGCCGGATTAGAACAGATGAACCAGCAACGTTGGGTAGATGCCGCAAACGGTGAGCCAACAATGGCACCTCCTGGTTTGCCTGATCCAAGCCAGCTGACCGGTGAAGAGCCTCAGTTTGTAAAAGATTATGTCGATTATTATCGTACACCACGTGGATTCCACCCACGTTCACTGAACTCTAACGGTTCCTGGACGGTGACAAATCCGCTGTCATTTATGAATATGCCGCTAATGACTTACATCGCAGAAATCGCACCACGTCCGGTTCTGTTGATTGCTGGTGAAAATGCACATTCACGTTACTTTACTGAAGATGCTTATAAAGCAGCGGGTGAACCAAAAGAAATGATGATCCTTGACGGTCTGGCTCACGTTGATCTGTATGATCAGGTTGATAAGATTCCGTTTGATAAGATTGATGCTTTCTTTGGTGAAAACCTGAAATAA
- a CDS encoding YagU family protein has translation MRIFQQSDPARRRYGLAALIGLIAGIVSAFVKWGAEHPLPPRSPDDIFSAACVPETLIRAAEQIDCSRNFLNPPYVFLRDWLGMADPNSAVYTFAGHVFNWVGVTHIIFSIVFAVGYCVVTERFPIFKLWQGLLAGALAQLFVHMISFPLMGLTPPLFDLPWYEHVSEIVGHLIWFWSIEIIRRDLRNRITHEPDPEVSIAARTS, from the coding sequence ATGCGTATTTTTCAACAGTCGGATCCGGCGCGTCGTCGTTATGGTTTAGCTGCATTGATTGGTCTCATTGCCGGTATTGTTTCAGCGTTTGTAAAGTGGGGTGCAGAACATCCGTTACCACCACGAAGTCCTGATGATATTTTTAGTGCGGCCTGTGTGCCGGAAACGCTGATTCGTGCTGCCGAACAGATTGATTGTTCACGTAATTTTTTAAATCCGCCTTATGTGTTTCTGCGTGACTGGCTGGGAATGGCGGACCCGAACAGTGCGGTTTATACCTTTGCCGGGCATGTATTCAACTGGGTTGGGGTGACACATATCATTTTCTCAATTGTTTTTGCGGTCGGTTACTGTGTGGTGACTGAGCGTTTCCCAATCTTCAAGCTGTGGCAAGGGTTATTGGCCGGAGCATTGGCGCAGCTATTCGTGCATATGATTTCTTTCCCGCTGATGGGACTGACGCCTCCGCTTTTTGACTTGCCCTGGTATGAGCACGTTTCTGAAATTGTCGGGCATTTAATCTGGTTCTGGTCGATTGAAATTATTCGCCGGGATTTGCGTAACCGTATAACGCATGAACCTGATCCTGAAGTATCAATAGCGGCACGAACATCTTAA
- a CDS encoding winged helix-turn-helix transcriptional regulator has translation MDTKEKNKIKNVTFNPRCPVIDFVSIISGKWAIPILYRLIVTDDVIRFGALQRAVGAITQKELTKQLRSFEALGIVTRTVYPEMPPRVEYQITELGKTLKPTLDSLAGWMEEHREELLENFHHQAQPEDK, from the coding sequence ATGGATACTAAGGAAAAAAATAAAATTAAAAACGTCACGTTTAATCCTCGTTGTCCGGTTATTGACTTTGTCAGTATCATCTCCGGTAAGTGGGCAATTCCGATTCTTTACCGGTTAATTGTTACCGATGATGTGATTCGTTTCGGCGCTTTGCAACGGGCAGTCGGCGCGATTACCCAGAAAGAATTGACCAAACAGCTACGGTCATTTGAAGCGTTGGGAATTGTTACGAGGACTGTGTATCCGGAAATGCCGCCACGGGTTGAATACCAGATTACAGAATTAGGGAAGACATTAAAGCCAACTCTTGATTCTCTGGCCGGATGGATGGAGGAACACCGGGAGGAGCTTCTGGAAAACTTCCATCATCAGGCACAACCTGAAGATAAATAG
- the gcvP gene encoding aminomethyl-transferring glycine dehydrogenase: MTQLLRNLSSQTEFATRHNGPRPQEQATMLATVGAESLEALIKETVPENIRLENSLPLSPAMGESEMLATLKQIANKNQVARSFIGQGYYNTTTPSVVLRNVLENPGWYTAYTPYQPEISQGRLEALLNFQQMIIDLTGMDIANASLLDEATAAAEAMALCKRAGKSKSQRFFVADHVHPQTIEVVKTRAAFMNFEVVVLPVEELAQQDVFGALLQYPGTSGKVDDLSAIIDAAHQNKILVTVATDLLASTLLKPAGEMGADIVIGSAQRFGVPMGYGGPHAAFMATRDKHKRTMPGRIIGVSVDAKGQPALRMAMQTREQHIRREKATSNICTAQALLANMAVFYAIYHGPEGLRTIARRTHHLTAIMAAGLILQGYELRHQTFFDTLTIETGSQTEALYHQAQKAGLNLRRYEQALGISFDETSTLHDIQALFAVFGIQADPENISADIEPNEYAAIPESCRRESAYLTHPVFHNHHSETQMIRYLKKLENKDFSLTHGMIPLGSCTMKLNAASEMIPITWPEFSNIHPFAPKEQTAGYTELAEDFKAKLCAITGYDAFSLQPNSGASGEYAGLIAIQRYHQSRGEGHRHICLIPSSAHGTNPASAAMVSLDVVVVACDQEGNIDLADLKAKVEQHQQEISCMMITYPSTHGVYEDHVREVCDLIHSVGGQVYLDGANMNAQVGLTSPGFIGSDVSHLNLHKTFCIPHGGGGPGVGPIGVKSHLAPFLPGHIESGVEGSDFAVAAADLGSASILPISWAYIAMMGAEGLTKATQLAILNANYVMERLRAHYPILYRGKNGRVAHECIIDIRPLKEESGISEEDIAKRLMDYGFHAPTMSFPVAGTLMVEPTESEDLAELDRFCDAMIAIRQEITQVVSGIWPLEDNPLINAPHTQADLASDTWTHPYSRELACFPTPQSKTAKYWPTVNRVDNVYGDRNLVCSCPPVSDYEG, from the coding sequence ATGACTCAACTACTGCGCAACCTCTCTTCTCAAACAGAATTCGCAACACGGCACAACGGCCCGCGTCCGCAGGAACAAGCGACAATGCTGGCAACTGTTGGCGCCGAAAGTCTGGAAGCTTTGATCAAAGAAACCGTTCCGGAAAACATCCGTCTGGAGAACTCACTTCCGTTATCCCCGGCAATGGGCGAGTCAGAGATGCTCGCAACCCTGAAGCAAATCGCCAACAAAAATCAGGTGGCACGAAGCTTCATTGGTCAGGGCTACTACAACACAACTACGCCAAGTGTGGTTTTGCGTAATGTTCTGGAGAATCCGGGCTGGTATACCGCATATACTCCTTACCAACCAGAAATCTCTCAGGGTCGTCTGGAAGCGCTGCTGAATTTTCAGCAGATGATTATTGACTTAACCGGAATGGACATTGCTAATGCTTCACTTTTAGATGAAGCGACTGCTGCTGCTGAAGCCATGGCCTTATGCAAAAGAGCCGGTAAAAGTAAAAGTCAGCGCTTCTTCGTTGCCGATCATGTCCATCCGCAAACCATCGAGGTCGTCAAAACCCGGGCCGCATTTATGAATTTTGAGGTGGTCGTTCTTCCGGTTGAAGAACTGGCACAGCAAGATGTGTTCGGAGCTTTGCTGCAATACCCGGGCACCAGCGGTAAAGTTGACGACCTGAGCGCAATTATCGATGCCGCTCACCAGAATAAAATACTGGTCACTGTCGCAACCGATCTGCTCGCCAGCACACTCTTAAAACCTGCCGGAGAAATGGGTGCAGATATCGTGATCGGTTCTGCCCAGCGCTTTGGTGTCCCAATGGGATACGGTGGTCCGCATGCAGCATTTATGGCAACCCGGGATAAACACAAGCGAACCATGCCGGGCAGGATCATTGGTGTATCGGTTGATGCAAAAGGACAACCGGCACTGCGCATGGCGATGCAAACCAGAGAGCAACACATCCGTCGTGAAAAAGCGACATCGAATATCTGTACCGCCCAGGCACTGCTGGCCAATATGGCCGTTTTCTATGCGATATACCACGGTCCGGAAGGCTTAAGAACCATTGCACGCCGAACTCATCATTTAACGGCGATCATGGCAGCCGGACTGATATTACAGGGTTACGAACTACGTCATCAGACATTTTTCGACACACTCACGATTGAAACCGGCAGTCAGACTGAAGCACTTTATCACCAGGCACAAAAAGCCGGACTGAATCTACGCCGCTATGAACAGGCACTCGGTATCAGCTTTGATGAAACCAGTACACTGCACGATATTCAGGCTCTGTTCGCGGTATTCGGCATTCAGGCCGATCCAGAAAATATCTCCGCAGATATTGAACCAAACGAATATGCAGCTATCCCCGAATCCTGCCGGCGAGAATCCGCTTATCTGACTCATCCGGTTTTTCATAATCATCACAGTGAAACCCAGATGATACGTTATCTGAAGAAGCTGGAAAATAAGGATTTCTCCCTGACTCATGGCATGATCCCGTTGGGCAGCTGTACCATGAAACTGAACGCGGCCTCAGAGATGATTCCGATCACCTGGCCCGAATTCAGCAATATCCACCCTTTTGCCCCGAAAGAACAGACTGCCGGATATACTGAACTGGCAGAAGATTTCAAAGCCAAACTGTGTGCCATTACCGGATATGATGCCTTTTCGCTACAACCAAACTCCGGCGCATCAGGTGAATATGCCGGGCTTATTGCCATCCAGCGCTATCATCAGAGTCGTGGTGAAGGCCATCGCCATATCTGCCTGATCCCAAGTTCCGCTCATGGTACTAACCCGGCATCTGCTGCGATGGTTTCTCTGGATGTCGTCGTCGTTGCCTGTGATCAGGAAGGTAATATTGATCTGGCCGACCTGAAAGCCAAAGTAGAACAGCATCAGCAAGAAATCTCCTGCATGATGATCACTTACCCGTCAACACACGGTGTCTACGAAGACCACGTTCGTGAAGTTTGTGATCTGATCCATTCGGTCGGCGGACAGGTTTATCTGGATGGTGCAAACATGAATGCTCAGGTCGGGCTTACCAGTCCCGGATTCATCGGTTCGGATGTTTCTCACCTGAACCTGCACAAAACATTCTGTATTCCTCATGGCGGCGGCGGTCCGGGCGTTGGTCCGATTGGTGTCAAATCACACCTTGCGCCATTTTTACCCGGTCACATCGAATCCGGCGTTGAAGGCAGTGACTTTGCCGTCGCAGCAGCAGATCTGGGCAGTGCATCCATCCTGCCCATCTCCTGGGCTTATATTGCAATGATGGGTGCAGAAGGACTCACCAAAGCAACCCAGCTAGCCATTCTCAATGCAAACTATGTAATGGAAAGACTCCGCGCTCATTATCCGATCCTGTACCGGGGCAAAAATGGCCGGGTTGCTCACGAATGTATTATTGATATCCGTCCGCTGAAAGAAGAATCCGGCATTTCCGAAGAAGATATTGCCAAACGTCTGATGGATTACGGTTTCCATGCACCGACCATGTCATTCCCTGTCGCAGGAACATTGATGGTCGAACCGACTGAATCAGAAGATTTAGCTGAATTGGATCGCTTCTGTGATGCAATGATCGCCATCCGTCAGGAAATCACCCAGGTGGTTTCCGGTATCTGGCCACTTGAGGATAACCCGCTGATCAACGCGCCACACACTCAGGCAGATTTGGCCTCTGATACATGGACGCATCCATACAGCAGAGAACTCGCCTGTTTCCCGACACCACAATCCAAAACAGCCAAATACTGGCCGACTGTCAACCGGGTTGATAATGTCTACGGAGACAGAAATCTGGTCTGTAGCTGTCCGCCGGTCAGTGATTATGAAGGGTGA